A single region of the Chitinophaga niabensis genome encodes:
- a CDS encoding GbsR/MarR family transcriptional regulator: MKLSEAKAQFIQSWGLLGAQWGVNRTMAQIHALLLIAPEPLSAEEIMEGLDISRGNANMNVRELMNWGIVEKVLVPGERKEFFIAEKDIWRVGTAIARERKKRELDPVLKVLLQLNKVEGDPKDKHVKAFRETMQNIQKFAHQTDAALNAFIKSEENWFYSTLLKVIK, encoded by the coding sequence ATGAAGTTGTCAGAAGCAAAAGCACAATTCATTCAATCCTGGGGATTATTGGGTGCGCAATGGGGTGTTAACCGTACCATGGCACAGATCCATGCCTTGCTTCTCATTGCACCGGAACCACTCAGTGCCGAAGAGATCATGGAGGGATTGGACATCTCCCGCGGGAATGCGAATATGAATGTGCGTGAATTGATGAACTGGGGCATCGTGGAAAAAGTGCTGGTACCCGGTGAACGTAAAGAATTCTTCATTGCAGAAAAAGATATCTGGAGAGTAGGTACCGCCATTGCACGCGAAAGAAAGAAACGGGAACTCGATCCCGTTCTCAAAGTATTACTACAGTTAAATAAAGTAGAAGGTGATCCTAAAGATAAACACGTGAAAGCCTTCCGTGAAACCATGCAGAACATCCAGAAGTTCGCCCATCAGACAGATGCTGCGCTCAATGCATTTATTAAGTCGGAAGAGAACTGGTTTTATAGCACGCTGTTAAAGGTCATTAAATAA
- a CDS encoding dihydroorotase produces the protein MQNIIIRNISVVNEGSTTVQDVLIRNGRIEKIAPQISGVEGKEINGEGKHLLPGVIDDQVHFREPGLTEKATIQSEARAAVAGGTTSFMEMPNTKPAALTQELLEDKYNIAAKGSLANYSFFMGVANDNAEEVLKANAKKDRVCGIKIFMGSSTGNMLVDNYLTLEKIFSETELLIATHCEDEKIIRANMEKYKQEKGDRLSAADHPLIRNEEACFESSLVAIQFAQKHNSRLHILHISTEKELQLFSNMLPLAEKRITAEVCVHHLWFTADDYTKYGNLIKCNPAIKAPHHREALWQGMLDNKLDIIATDHAPHTWDEKQQTYLQAPSGVPLVQHSLLMMLEQVKAGRFTIEKMVEKMSHAPAICFRIKERGYIREGYHADCVIVDLNQSTTVTKENIYYKCGWSPFEGHTFPAAVTHTIVSGHLAYENGQFNENQPGQRLLFNA, from the coding sequence ATGCAAAATATCATCATCAGAAATATATCAGTTGTCAATGAAGGCAGCACAACGGTTCAGGATGTACTGATCCGCAATGGCCGCATTGAGAAGATAGCGCCGCAGATAAGTGGTGTGGAAGGCAAAGAGATCAACGGAGAAGGAAAACACCTGCTGCCCGGCGTAATAGACGACCAGGTACACTTCCGCGAACCAGGCCTCACCGAAAAGGCTACTATTCAGTCGGAAGCCCGCGCAGCCGTAGCAGGCGGCACCACCAGCTTCATGGAAATGCCCAACACAAAACCCGCCGCCCTCACACAGGAACTACTGGAAGATAAATACAACATTGCCGCCAAAGGATCGCTGGCCAACTACTCTTTTTTCATGGGCGTTGCGAACGACAATGCAGAAGAAGTACTGAAAGCCAATGCAAAGAAAGACAGGGTTTGCGGTATAAAAATATTCATGGGTTCCTCTACCGGCAACATGCTGGTGGATAATTACCTCACCCTGGAAAAGATCTTCTCTGAAACAGAACTGCTCATTGCCACACACTGTGAAGATGAAAAGATCATCCGCGCCAATATGGAGAAATACAAACAGGAAAAAGGAGATCGCCTTTCCGCTGCAGATCATCCCCTGATCCGCAACGAAGAAGCCTGTTTCGAATCCTCTCTGGTTGCCATCCAGTTCGCTCAGAAACATAACTCAAGGCTGCACATCCTGCATATCTCTACAGAAAAGGAACTACAGCTCTTCAGCAATATGCTTCCCCTGGCAGAAAAACGCATCACCGCAGAAGTATGCGTGCACCATCTCTGGTTTACCGCAGATGACTATACGAAATACGGCAACCTCATCAAATGCAACCCTGCCATCAAAGCCCCGCATCACCGCGAAGCACTCTGGCAGGGCATGCTGGATAACAAGCTGGATATCATTGCCACAGACCATGCACCGCATACCTGGGACGAAAAACAGCAAACCTACCTGCAAGCCCCTTCCGGCGTACCCCTGGTGCAACACAGCTTACTCATGATGCTCGAACAGGTGAAAGCCGGCCGCTTCACGATCGAAAAGATGGTGGAAAAGATGAGCCATGCACCCGCCATTTGCTTCCGCATCAAAGAAAGAGGTTACATCCGTGAAGGATATCATGCAGATTGCGTGATCGTTGACCTCAATCAATCCACTACCGTTACAAAAGAGAATATCTACTATAAATGCGGCTGGAGCCCCTTTGAAGGCCATACCTTCCCTGCGGCTGTCACCCATACCATCGTGAGCGGGCACCTTGCTTATGAGAACGGGCAGTTCAATGAGAACCAGCCGGGACAGCGGTTGTTGTTCAATGCATAA
- a CDS encoding VOC family protein, whose translation MQFSKNAINWFEIPVSNFDRARNFYSHILHAEITEMNFGSDRLGLLPYDAETGGVGGAIVQGPDHIPSQRGCLVYLYCGNDLAEVLARVPAAGGCIEKEKHPVSEELNLGFIAIFKDSEGNRIGLHSPS comes from the coding sequence ATGCAATTTTCAAAGAATGCCATCAATTGGTTTGAGATACCCGTTAGCAATTTCGACAGAGCGAGGAATTTCTACAGCCATATCCTTCACGCTGAAATCACTGAAATGAATTTCGGATCGGATCGCCTTGGCCTTCTCCCTTACGATGCTGAAACCGGCGGAGTAGGTGGTGCCATTGTTCAGGGGCCTGATCATATTCCCAGCCAGCGGGGTTGCCTGGTATATCTCTATTGCGGAAACGACCTGGCAGAAGTGCTGGCCCGCGTTCCTGCTGCCGGCGGATGTATTGAAAAAGAAAAACATCCCGTATCCGAAGAACTAAATCTTGGCTTTATTGCTATTTTCAAAGACTCCGAAGGCAACCGCATCGGCCTTCACTCCCCCTCCTAA
- a CDS encoding glycoside hydrolase family 43 protein — MKFLLLLLLAGSPKKDSIPLLLADPTIFTWKGTHYAFGTNANDGFHAFVSKDLVHWADSGLALTKGASFGDKGFWAPQVFHHHNKFYMAYTANEEIAIAESDHPAGPYKQKELRSIPADKKQIDPFVFFDEGKIYMYHVRLDSGNRIFVGELNKDLSGFIPGTLKKCMQAGEGWENTANAPWPVMEGPTVIKKDKQYYMFYSCNDFRNIDYAVGVAVSNSPVGPWKRYEGNPIISRKNTGQNGSGHGDVLLVGNKWYYVFHVHYNEQRTGPRKTYIVELKWGKGFPAMIPATQRALFNDL; from the coding sequence ATGAAATTCTTACTGCTGCTATTATTGGCCGGTTCTCCGAAGAAGGACAGTATTCCATTGCTGTTGGCGGACCCTACCATCTTCACCTGGAAAGGAACGCATTATGCATTTGGCACCAACGCCAATGATGGTTTTCATGCATTTGTATCGAAAGACCTTGTGCATTGGGCGGATAGCGGTTTGGCATTGACCAAAGGGGCATCCTTTGGGGATAAAGGTTTCTGGGCACCGCAGGTGTTCCACCACCACAATAAATTCTATATGGCTTATACGGCTAACGAAGAGATCGCGATCGCAGAGAGTGATCATCCGGCAGGGCCGTATAAACAGAAAGAACTTCGTTCCATTCCGGCGGACAAAAAACAGATAGATCCTTTTGTTTTTTTCGATGAAGGGAAGATCTATATGTACCATGTGCGGCTGGATAGCGGCAACCGCATTTTTGTAGGTGAGCTGAATAAAGACCTGAGTGGTTTTATTCCTGGTACCCTGAAGAAATGTATGCAGGCAGGAGAGGGATGGGAAAACACGGCGAATGCTCCCTGGCCGGTGATGGAAGGACCTACGGTGATCAAAAAGGATAAGCAGTATTATATGTTCTACTCCTGTAATGATTTCAGGAATATTGATTACGCGGTGGGTGTAGCAGTAAGTAACTCACCGGTGGGGCCATGGAAAAGATATGAAGGCAATCCCATCATCAGCAGAAAGAATACAGGACAAAATGGTTCCGGGCATGGAGATGTGTTGCTTGTTGGTAATAAATGGTATTATGTTTTTCATGTGCATTATAACGAACAGCGTACCGGGCCACGTAAGACTTATATCGTGGAACTAAAGTGGGGTAAAGGTTTCCCGGCAATGATACCTGCTACGCAGCGGGCGTTATTTAATGACCTTTAA
- a CDS encoding MutS-related protein, which yields MELDKTTYLDLSIFNREDEYSLFHKMDFTTTSGGREYLRTLFSTPLKDLTAIHNRQQMLQFLLDNETAWPPMISNGTIVVVENYLNAEIEPISSSDGVSLYLNAFITKTIYAPDFGFIKFSFDQLLNLINGFRMLVNTFDAAAAPTTLRLILERARVLLSHKEFDDIVALSDNGRLNYVEILRHDRLIRRRHKKVLWELTELYTRLDAYHSMAVAIRNFNLTFPKFLEEPKPHIEIKKLYHLILPQPVAYDVAMDPHRHFIFLTGANMAGKTTFIKAVGIAVFLAHLGMGVPAEQMQLTFFHGILSNIDVKDNIFKGESYFFNEVQRIKNTIIKISDKKNWLILIDEMFKGTNVEDAKNCSLAVINGLLQNHQCLFILSTHLYEIAEELRTEDQIIFKYFQSDVVDDDLRFTYELKDGIAKEKIGYLILKREKVIELLANMK from the coding sequence ATGGAGCTGGATAAAACAACCTACCTCGACCTATCGATCTTTAACCGGGAAGATGAATACTCCCTGTTCCATAAAATGGATTTCACCACCACATCCGGAGGCCGGGAATACCTGCGCACCCTGTTCAGTACACCCCTGAAAGACCTTACTGCCATTCATAACCGCCAGCAGATGTTACAGTTCCTGCTGGACAATGAAACGGCCTGGCCGCCGATGATCAGCAACGGCACCATCGTAGTAGTGGAGAATTACCTGAATGCAGAAATAGAACCTATCTCCAGTTCAGACGGTGTTTCCTTATACCTCAATGCCTTTATTACAAAAACCATTTACGCGCCTGATTTCGGGTTCATCAAATTCTCCTTCGACCAGTTATTGAACCTCATCAACGGCTTCAGAATGCTGGTCAATACTTTCGATGCTGCCGCAGCACCCACCACCCTGCGCCTGATCCTGGAAAGGGCCCGCGTACTCCTCAGCCACAAAGAATTCGACGATATTGTTGCCCTGAGCGACAACGGCAGGTTAAACTACGTGGAGATCCTCCGCCACGACCGCCTGATCCGCCGCAGGCATAAAAAGGTATTGTGGGAACTCACGGAACTCTACACCCGCCTGGATGCTTATCACAGTATGGCCGTAGCTATCCGTAACTTCAATCTCACCTTCCCTAAATTCCTGGAAGAACCCAAGCCGCATATCGAAATAAAAAAGTTATACCACCTCATCCTGCCACAGCCCGTTGCTTATGACGTAGCCATGGACCCGCACCGTCATTTTATTTTCCTGACAGGTGCAAACATGGCCGGCAAAACAACTTTCATCAAAGCAGTAGGTATAGCCGTGTTCCTCGCGCACCTGGGTATGGGCGTTCCCGCAGAGCAGATGCAGCTCACCTTCTTCCACGGCATCCTCAGCAACATTGATGTGAAGGACAATATTTTCAAAGGAGAAAGTTATTTCTTCAATGAAGTGCAACGGATCAAGAACACCATTATCAAGATCAGCGATAAAAAGAACTGGCTCATCCTGATAGACGAAATGTTCAAAGGTACCAATGTGGAAGATGCAAAGAACTGCTCCCTCGCCGTGATCAATGGCCTGTTGCAGAATCACCAATGCTTGTTCATTCTCTCCACACACCTGTATGAGATTGCGGAAGAGCTGCGGACAGAAGACCAGATCATCTTCAAATACTTCCAGTCAGATGTGGTGGACGATGATCTGCGTTTTACCTATGAATTGAAAGATGGTATTGCGAAAGAAAAGATAGGGTATCTGATATTGAAAAGGGAAAAGGTGATTGAGTTGCTGGCGAATATGAAATAG
- a CDS encoding ribonuclease H-like YkuK family protein codes for MKWRRFNGDPIHLPIKEEVRQAIVRETGNSYRLKVCIGTDSQVKGADTEFATVIVFLREGHGGFMFIHNERTKDVYSIKERMLVEVAKSIEIAYELCDLFTEYDVDMEVHADINTNPQFKSNLALREAMGYILGMGFAFKAKPEAFASSSCANKIVN; via the coding sequence ATGAAATGGAGAAGGTTCAATGGCGATCCTATTCATTTACCTATCAAGGAGGAGGTGCGTCAGGCAATTGTCCGGGAGACGGGCAATTCCTACCGCTTAAAGGTATGCATAGGTACCGATTCCCAGGTAAAGGGCGCCGACACGGAATTTGCTACAGTTATTGTATTCCTCCGCGAGGGACACGGTGGCTTTATGTTCATTCACAACGAAAGAACAAAAGATGTCTATTCCATCAAAGAAAGGATGCTGGTAGAAGTAGCGAAAAGTATTGAGATCGCTTATGAGCTCTGCGATCTGTTTACGGAGTATGATGTGGACATGGAAGTACATGCAGACATCAACACCAATCCACAGTTCAAAAGCAACCTGGCGCTCCGCGAAGCAATGGGCTATATCCTGGGTATGGGCTTTGCCTTCAAAGCCAAACCGGAGGCCTTTGCCAGCAGCAGTTGCGCGAATAAGATCGTGAACTGA
- the yihA gene encoding ribosome biogenesis GTP-binding protein YihA/YsxC, whose protein sequence is MVIKSAEYLISSPDWEKCPAADKPEYAFIGRSNVGKSSLINMLMNQQKLAKTSGTPGKTQLINHFLINKSWYIVDLPGYGFAKVSQSQRRNWEQMIENYLRKRPNLVNVFVLIDSRHTPQKLDLDFVNQLGKWEIPFQLVFTKADKTTQLETSRNVKAFLNKMRETWQFLPAHHVTSTVKKMGRDNILAFIDEMNARFQGIA, encoded by the coding sequence ATGGTGATCAAATCAGCAGAATACCTTATCAGTAGTCCGGACTGGGAAAAATGTCCGGCGGCGGATAAGCCGGAATATGCATTTATCGGGCGTTCGAATGTGGGGAAGTCCAGCCTGATCAATATGCTGATGAATCAGCAAAAGCTGGCCAAAACTTCCGGCACACCGGGCAAAACGCAGCTGATCAACCATTTCCTGATCAATAAGAGTTGGTATATAGTGGACCTGCCGGGTTATGGTTTTGCGAAAGTTTCGCAGAGCCAGCGCCGGAACTGGGAGCAGATGATAGAGAATTATTTACGCAAGCGCCCTAACCTGGTGAATGTATTTGTGTTGATAGACAGCCGGCATACGCCGCAGAAGCTGGACCTTGATTTTGTGAATCAGTTAGGTAAGTGGGAGATCCCTTTTCAATTGGTATTCACTAAGGCAGATAAAACTACGCAGCTGGAAACCAGCCGGAATGTGAAGGCATTTTTGAACAAGATGCGGGAAACCTGGCAGTTCCTCCCGGCGCATCATGTAACGTCCACCGTCAAAAAAATGGGCCGGGATAATATCCTGGCGTTTATAGATGAGATGAACGCGCGGTTCCAGGGAATCGCATAA
- the ubiE gene encoding bifunctional demethylmenaquinone methyltransferase/2-methoxy-6-polyprenyl-1,4-benzoquinol methylase UbiE: protein MASKDLQKTVPFEGSNLSKKEQIAHMFNDIAGRYDFMNHFMSLGIDVGWRKKALKLLVPLQPKMILDVATGTGDVAIMAQRMLQPDKVIGIDISEGMLAFGREKVAKAGLSDKITLQAGDSETISFPDTTFDAITAAFGVRNFEDLEKGLAEMYRVLKPGGKMVILEFSNPTKTPIKQLYNFYFRYITPTIGKWIARNKAAYSYLPSSVKAFPQGQVMIDILQKIGFQAVTCKTLTFGICSIYCATR, encoded by the coding sequence ATGGCGAGCAAAGATCTACAGAAAACGGTTCCTTTTGAAGGCTCAAATTTAAGCAAGAAGGAGCAGATAGCCCACATGTTCAATGATATTGCCGGGAGGTACGACTTCATGAACCACTTCATGAGCCTGGGGATCGACGTGGGATGGCGTAAAAAAGCACTGAAACTCCTCGTTCCCCTTCAGCCCAAAATGATCCTGGATGTAGCCACCGGCACCGGAGACGTTGCCATCATGGCACAACGCATGCTCCAACCTGATAAAGTGATCGGCATAGATATCTCTGAAGGCATGCTCGCCTTTGGCCGGGAAAAAGTTGCCAAAGCCGGTTTAAGTGATAAGATCACCCTCCAGGCCGGAGACAGCGAAACAATAAGTTTCCCCGATACAACGTTTGATGCCATAACCGCCGCTTTTGGCGTGCGGAACTTTGAGGACCTGGAAAAAGGACTGGCAGAAATGTACCGGGTTTTAAAGCCGGGGGGCAAAATGGTCATCCTGGAGTTCTCAAACCCTACTAAAACACCTATTAAGCAATTATATAACTTTTATTTTCGTTATATTACACCTACGATCGGGAAATGGATCGCCCGGAATAAAGCAGCTTACTCATATCTGCCCAGTTCTGTGAAAGCATTTCCACAGGGCCAGGTGATGATTGACATTTTACAGAAAATTGGGTTTCAGGCTGTTACATGCAAAACGCTAACATTCGGCATATGTTCCATTTATTGCGCTACCCGATAG
- the porT gene encoding type IX secretion/gliding motility protein PorT/SprT, translated as MFHLLRYPIAGAFLLLLSALPAKAQQNLNMEEHDRKPYYFGITLAANQSNFRLTHSDLFLKQDSIMVAEPLKTVGFNLGLLANLRLNHRFDLRVNPQLLFANKNLYYKENYPLRETEKKVESIVVSFPIQLKFKSDRINNMRVYTIAGIKIDQDLASNKATRRAEDLVKINKTTYGFELGAGFEFYFESFIFTPEFKISNGLNNVHVLDKNLRYSNVIDQLNSRMIVFSIHLQG; from the coding sequence ATGTTCCATTTATTGCGCTACCCGATAGCGGGTGCTTTTCTGCTCTTGTTGAGTGCCCTGCCGGCCAAAGCACAACAGAATTTGAATATGGAGGAACATGACCGTAAACCCTATTATTTCGGGATTACGTTAGCCGCCAATCAATCCAACTTCCGGCTCACCCATTCAGACCTGTTCCTGAAACAGGATTCTATTATGGTGGCAGAACCCCTGAAAACGGTTGGCTTCAACCTCGGCCTGCTGGCCAATCTCAGGCTCAATCATCGTTTCGACCTGCGCGTGAACCCCCAGCTCCTTTTCGCCAATAAGAACTTATACTACAAAGAGAACTACCCGCTCCGGGAAACCGAGAAAAAAGTGGAATCCATCGTAGTAAGCTTTCCCATACAACTCAAATTCAAATCAGACCGCATTAATAACATGCGCGTGTACACGATAGCCGGCATAAAAATAGACCAGGACCTGGCCTCCAATAAAGCCACCCGCCGCGCGGAAGACCTCGTAAAGATCAACAAGACCACCTACGGTTTTGAACTCGGCGCAGGATTCGAATTCTACTTCGAAAGCTTCATCTTCACCCCCGAATTCAAGATCAGCAACGGCCTTAACAATGTACACGTGCTGGATAAAAACCTGCGCTATTCCAATGTAATAGATCAGTTGAACTCACGCATGATCGTGTTCTCCATTCATTTGCAGGGCTAA
- a CDS encoding CoA-binding protein, translated as MSTPKLTVVIGASENPQRYSFLAVSRLRANGHPVIAIGKRAGRIGDTPIVTEHPNVTGVDTVTLYLNPTLQQEYYDYIFSLQPKRIIFNPGTENTELIRLAAEHGVKAQEACTLVLLSTGQY; from the coding sequence ATGAGTACACCAAAACTGACAGTAGTGATCGGCGCTTCGGAAAATCCACAACGGTATAGCTTCCTGGCTGTTTCGCGCCTCCGCGCAAACGGGCATCCTGTGATCGCTATCGGAAAACGGGCTGGCCGGATTGGTGATACCCCCATCGTTACAGAACATCCGAACGTAACCGGCGTTGATACGGTAACGTTATATCTCAACCCTACTTTGCAGCAGGAATACTACGATTACATCTTCAGCCTGCAACCTAAGCGCATCATCTTCAATCCCGGTACAGAGAATACGGAACTGATCAGGTTAGCTGCAGAACATGGCGTGAAAGCACAGGAAGCCTGCACATTGGTATTGCTCAGCACGGGTCAATACTAA